In the genome of Cronobacter malonaticus LMG 23826, one region contains:
- a CDS encoding zinc-binding alcohol dehydrogenase family protein yields the protein MSVKAIAVNPNAPESFIEITQPMPQPGDFDLLVEVKAVSINPVDTKVHASLKKNGLQEPRVLGWDASGVVTAVGGKVSGFKPGDEVYYAGDITRSGSNASHQLIDSRIVGHKPHTLPWAAAAAIPLTALTAWEGLFERLAIQDAGEDKTLLIIGGAGGVGSLAIPFARLHSKAKIIATASREDSAQWCRDRGADLVVNYHDLPGELAKHGIKFVDYIFILNDTDGHWAAVSQLIAPQGHICSIVENEHPLDQDALKSKSAALHWEFMYTRSMYQTADMARQGEILNEVAKLLDAGEVESTLSETFHGLSVESISKAHEKVLEGHMRGKVVVEF from the coding sequence ATGTCTGTTAAAGCGATTGCTGTGAATCCGAACGCCCCGGAAAGCTTTATCGAAATTACCCAGCCGATGCCGCAGCCAGGCGATTTCGACCTGCTGGTGGAAGTCAAAGCGGTATCCATCAACCCGGTAGATACCAAAGTGCACGCAAGCCTTAAAAAGAATGGATTGCAGGAGCCGCGCGTGCTGGGCTGGGACGCCAGCGGCGTGGTGACGGCGGTCGGCGGCAAGGTCAGCGGTTTTAAACCGGGCGATGAAGTCTATTACGCTGGCGATATTACCCGCTCTGGCAGCAACGCCAGCCATCAGTTAATCGATTCCCGCATTGTGGGGCATAAACCGCACACGCTCCCGTGGGCGGCGGCGGCGGCCATCCCGCTGACGGCGCTGACTGCGTGGGAAGGGTTATTCGAACGTCTGGCGATTCAGGACGCCGGTGAAGACAAGACGCTACTGATTATCGGCGGCGCAGGCGGCGTAGGCTCGCTTGCTATTCCGTTCGCACGTCTGCACAGCAAGGCGAAAATTATCGCCACCGCCTCGCGTGAGGATTCCGCGCAGTGGTGTCGCGATCGCGGTGCCGATCTGGTAGTGAATTATCACGATCTGCCGGGTGAGCTGGCGAAACACGGGATTAAATTTGTCGATTATATTTTCATCCTGAATGACACCGACGGTCACTGGGCAGCGGTGAGCCAGCTTATCGCGCCGCAGGGGCATATTTGCAGCATCGTGGAGAATGAGCACCCGCTGGATCAGGATGCGCTGAAGTCGAAATCCGCCGCGCTGCACTGGGAGTTTATGTATACCCGCAGCATGTACCAGACCGCCGATATGGCGCGTCAGGGCGAGATCCTCAATGAAGTAGCGAAACTGCTGGATGCCGGTGAAGTGGAGAGTACGCTGAGTGAAACCTTCCACGGTCTGAGCGTTGAGAGCATCAGCAAGGCGCATGAGAAGGTGCTGGAAGGCCATATGCGCGGCAAGGTGGTGGTAGAATTTTAA
- a CDS encoding ABC transporter permease, with protein MKRHGLNVQRATVMALFLREIKTRFGKFRLGYCWALLEPLLHLVILLFVLDFVMERTLPDISFPIFLLSGIIPYFIFNHITSRSINAIEANQGLFNYRPVKPIDTIIARTLLEAGIYIAVYLVLLALLAILGEPFTCTHLLVLFVVWSCLVIFSFGAGLIFMVIGSAFPEAEKFLPLLTRPLYFISCVMYSLNTIPQEYQRWVAWNPLVHVVELTRESLATSYASEGASLTYLAVSTLVVLFTGLALYRYQEEAMLTS; from the coding sequence ATGAAAAGGCATGGGCTGAATGTCCAGCGCGCCACCGTAATGGCGCTATTTTTAAGGGAAATAAAAACTCGCTTTGGTAAGTTTCGCCTGGGCTACTGCTGGGCGCTGCTTGAGCCATTACTGCATCTCGTAATATTGCTGTTTGTTCTGGATTTTGTGATGGAACGAACGCTGCCGGATATCTCTTTCCCCATCTTTTTATTAAGCGGCATTATTCCCTATTTTATATTCAATCATATTACGAGTCGTTCTATTAATGCTATTGAGGCGAATCAGGGGCTTTTTAATTATCGCCCGGTAAAACCGATTGATACGATTATTGCAAGAACGTTACTGGAAGCGGGAATTTATATTGCCGTTTATCTGGTGCTGCTCGCCCTGCTGGCCATACTGGGGGAGCCGTTCACCTGCACTCATTTGCTGGTGCTGTTTGTCGTCTGGAGTTGTCTGGTTATTTTTTCCTTCGGTGCCGGGCTGATTTTTATGGTCATCGGCAGTGCATTTCCGGAGGCTGAAAAGTTCCTGCCGCTGCTGACGCGCCCGCTCTATTTCATCTCCTGCGTGATGTATTCGCTAAATACAATTCCCCAGGAATATCAACGCTGGGTCGCCTGGAATCCGCTTGTGCACGTCGTGGAACTCACGCGCGAATCGCTGGCCACAAGCTATGCGAGCGAAGGCGCCAGCCTGACGTATCTTGCGGTTAGCACGCTGGTGGTATTGTTTACCGGGCTTGCTCTTTACCGCTATCAGGAAGAGGCGATGCTGACCTCATGA
- a CDS encoding stealth family protein — MQYRKVKKLFTSPGLFLRDYLLKKHPLILNEIDCPQGEESILIKHDLSLESMDEVTFPVDVVFTWVDNCDSQWRRKFELYRHQHLQAQLGVNHDPARFDNHNEIFYSVQSVLTFMPWVRRIYIVADGHPLPWAEAIEKVTIISHKEIIPARYLPTFNSHVIEAHLDAIPDLAEHFIYFNDDVFVARPLPPSHFFRGNGLASLFLAHKSLTAMTQRGRHTAALSASLNSRTLLSQDIGFAPDMPLAHTYVPLRKSLFTETRQRYNKRISAFLSCKFRSDSDVNLPTFLVPWFTYARGLAVPARDICYYFNVRSPAANTHYRALINRQRQGVSPHSFCANDFSSRNQSVNNYQEQLIAMLETYFENGTHKNV; from the coding sequence ATGCAATACAGAAAAGTAAAAAAACTGTTTACGTCGCCAGGCCTGTTCTTACGTGATTACCTGCTAAAAAAACACCCGCTGATCCTTAATGAAATAGACTGCCCACAGGGTGAAGAAAGCATATTGATTAAGCATGATCTCTCGCTGGAAAGCATGGATGAGGTCACGTTTCCGGTAGATGTGGTATTCACGTGGGTGGATAACTGCGACAGCCAGTGGCGTCGTAAATTCGAGCTCTACCGGCATCAGCATCTGCAAGCGCAACTGGGGGTTAATCACGATCCAGCCCGCTTTGATAATCACAACGAAATATTTTATTCAGTACAAAGCGTGCTGACATTCATGCCTTGGGTGCGCCGGATCTATATTGTTGCTGACGGACATCCGCTTCCGTGGGCTGAAGCGATTGAGAAAGTGACTATCATTTCCCATAAAGAGATTATTCCAGCACGCTATTTACCGACATTTAACTCACACGTTATCGAAGCCCATTTAGATGCGATTCCCGATCTTGCCGAGCATTTTATCTATTTTAATGATGATGTCTTTGTTGCGCGTCCACTTCCGCCAAGCCATTTTTTCCGGGGGAACGGGCTGGCTTCGCTCTTTCTTGCCCATAAGAGCCTGACGGCAATGACGCAGCGCGGGCGGCATACGGCTGCGCTTTCTGCCTCGCTAAATTCCCGGACACTGCTTTCTCAGGATATCGGTTTCGCGCCAGATATGCCGCTGGCGCATACGTATGTTCCGCTGCGCAAGAGTCTCTTTACCGAAACCCGGCAGCGCTACAACAAACGCATCAGCGCCTTTTTGTCATGTAAATTCAGAAGCGATAGCGATGTAAATCTGCCAACGTTTCTGGTGCCCTGGTTTACCTATGCGCGGGGGCTTGCCGTCCCGGCGAGAGATATTTGTTATTACTTCAACGTGCGGTCGCCTGCCGCTAACACGCACTATCGCGCACTGATTAACAGACAACGGCAGGGCGTTTCACCGCACTCCTTCTGCGCTAATGATTTTTCTTCACGTAACCAAAGCGTCAATAATTATCAGGAACAACTGATTGCAATGCTTGAAACATATTTTGAAAATGGAACTCACAAAAATGTTTAA
- a CDS encoding LysR family transcriptional regulator: MFKQLQDMALFALVAETGSFTAAAQKAGLPKSSVSQRISQLEAHVGLRLLNRTTRKLSLTFAGEHYLVHCREMLDASERADLAIQRLRDNPSGRLRITSPAGIGATLLARMNAEFLAKYPEITLEVFISDDVRDLVMEGFDVALRTGKPQDSSLIGRKIGLCPRYLLASPAYLARHPALTHPSQLVDHRVIVHRAWSEWLLQRDRELYRCHLNQMHQTDNLLYARESALAGAGITLLPAFLLDETLTQGALVNVLPEWTVTGNDLYLVYPGRKLNAPALVSYINFALEYEGVTQFYDNLSAFVS, encoded by the coding sequence ATGTTTAAGCAACTGCAGGATATGGCGCTTTTCGCGCTGGTGGCGGAGACGGGCAGCTTCACGGCGGCAGCGCAGAAGGCGGGGCTGCCGAAGTCCAGCGTAAGCCAGCGCATTAGCCAGCTTGAGGCGCATGTCGGGCTGCGGCTGCTTAATCGCACCACGCGCAAGCTCAGCCTGACGTTTGCCGGTGAGCACTATCTGGTGCACTGCCGTGAAATGCTGGATGCCAGCGAACGCGCCGACCTTGCCATCCAGCGCCTGCGCGATAACCCCAGCGGCCGGCTGCGCATCACCAGCCCGGCAGGAATTGGCGCGACGCTGCTGGCGCGCATGAACGCCGAATTTCTCGCGAAATACCCGGAGATCACGCTGGAGGTGTTTATCTCTGATGACGTGCGGGATCTTGTGATGGAAGGATTTGACGTGGCGCTGCGTACCGGTAAACCGCAGGATTCCTCATTGATTGGCCGCAAGATTGGCCTCTGCCCGCGCTATCTGCTCGCTTCACCCGCTTATCTGGCGCGTCACCCTGCGCTGACGCACCCCTCGCAACTGGTGGATCACCGCGTAATTGTTCATCGTGCCTGGTCGGAGTGGCTGCTCCAGCGCGACCGTGAGCTTTACCGCTGCCATCTGAACCAGATGCACCAGACCGATAATCTCCTTTATGCCCGCGAAAGCGCGCTGGCAGGTGCCGGGATCACGCTGCTGCCCGCCTTTCTGCTTGATGAAACCCTTACACAAGGCGCGCTGGTCAATGTGCTGCCTGAATGGACCGTCACCGGGAACGATCTTTATCTCGTGTATCCTGGGCGCAAGCTCAACGCACCGGCGCTGGTCAGCTATATCAACTTTGCACTGGAATATGAAGGTGTGACGCAATTTTACGATAATTTATCGGCTTTCGTCTCATAG
- a CDS encoding ABC transporter ATP-binding protein, which yields MITIENLTKSYRTPAGRHYVFKDLNLTLPPGKSVALIGRNGAGKSTLLRMIGGTDNPDRGRIVSGSTISWPVGLAGGFQGSLTGRENVKFVARLYAPKEEVRQKVAFVEEFAELGKYFDMPVKAYSSGMKARLGFGLSMAFKFDYYLVDEVTAVGDASFRKKCETLFEARHRESCFLMVSHNLNSLKQYCDAAVFIGRENQVHFYDSVDDAINAYKAQENL from the coding sequence ATGATTACTATCGAAAACCTCACCAAATCGTACCGCACACCCGCCGGGCGACATTATGTTTTCAAAGATCTCAACCTGACGCTGCCTCCCGGCAAGAGCGTGGCGCTGATAGGGCGTAACGGGGCAGGGAAATCCACACTACTGCGCATGATTGGCGGCACGGATAACCCGGACCGCGGGCGGATTGTCTCCGGCTCCACCATCTCCTGGCCGGTCGGGCTGGCGGGAGGGTTCCAGGGCAGCCTGACGGGGCGGGAAAATGTAAAGTTTGTAGCGCGCCTTTATGCGCCGAAAGAAGAAGTCCGGCAAAAAGTCGCGTTCGTTGAGGAGTTCGCCGAGCTTGGAAAATATTTTGATATGCCGGTGAAAGCTTACTCCTCCGGCATGAAAGCGCGTCTTGGGTTCGGGCTGAGTATGGCGTTCAAATTCGACTACTACCTGGTGGACGAAGTAACCGCCGTGGGCGACGCGAGCTTTCGTAAAAAATGTGAAACCCTTTTTGAAGCCCGCCACCGTGAATCGTGCTTTTTGATGGTGTCGCACAATCTCAACTCGCTAAAACAGTATTGCGATGCGGCGGTGTTTATCGGCCGGGAAAACCAGGTGCATTTTTACGACAGCGTTGATGATGCCATTAACGCCTATAAAGCACAGGAGAACCTGTAG
- the nadR gene encoding multifunctional transcriptional regulator/nicotinamide-nucleotide adenylyltransferase/ribosylnicotinamide kinase NadR: MSSFDYLKTAIRQKGCTLQQVADASGMTKGYLSQLLNAKIKSPSAQKLEALHRFLGLEFPRRQKRVGVVFGKFYPLHTGHIYLIQRACSQVDELHIIMGYDEKRDRTLFEESAMSQQPTISDRLRWLLQTFKYQKNIRIHAFNEEGMEPYPHGWDVWSEGIKAFMEEKGIEPDSIYTSEEADAPQYREHLGIETVIIDPKRTFMNISGAQIRANPFRYWEYIPTEVKPFFVRTVAILGGESSGKSMLVNKLANIFNTTSAWEYGRDYVFSHLGGDEMALQYSDYDKIALGHAQYIDFAVKYANKVAFIDTDFVTTQAFCKKYEGREHPFVQALVDEYRFDLVILLENNTPWVADGLRSLGSSVDRKEFQSLLVSMLEENNIEYVHVEEPDYDSRFLRCVELVKQLMGEQA, translated from the coding sequence GTGTCATCATTCGACTATCTCAAAACCGCGATTCGTCAGAAAGGCTGCACGTTGCAGCAGGTGGCGGATGCCAGCGGCATGACCAAGGGTTATTTAAGCCAGCTTCTCAACGCCAAAATCAAAAGCCCCAGCGCGCAAAAGCTTGAAGCGCTGCACCGTTTTCTGGGGCTGGAGTTTCCGCGCCGTCAGAAGCGCGTCGGCGTCGTCTTTGGCAAGTTTTATCCGCTGCATACCGGCCATATCTATCTGATCCAGCGCGCCTGTAGCCAGGTCGATGAGCTGCATATCATCATGGGCTATGACGAAAAGCGCGACCGCACGCTGTTTGAAGAGAGCGCGATGTCGCAGCAGCCGACCATCAGCGACCGTCTGCGCTGGCTGTTGCAGACGTTTAAATACCAGAAAAACATCCGCATTCATGCCTTTAATGAAGAGGGCATGGAGCCGTATCCGCACGGCTGGGACGTCTGGAGCGAAGGCATTAAAGCGTTTATGGAGGAGAAGGGGATCGAGCCGGATTCCATCTATACCTCCGAAGAGGCCGACGCGCCGCAGTACCGCGAACATCTCGGCATCGAGACCGTGATTATCGACCCGAAACGCACCTTTATGAATATCAGCGGCGCGCAGATCCGCGCCAATCCGTTCCGCTACTGGGAGTACATCCCGACCGAAGTGAAGCCGTTCTTTGTGCGTACGGTGGCGATTCTGGGCGGCGAGTCGAGCGGGAAATCGATGCTGGTGAATAAGCTCGCCAATATTTTCAATACGACGAGCGCCTGGGAATATGGCCGCGATTATGTGTTTTCTCATCTCGGCGGCGACGAGATGGCGCTGCAATATTCCGATTACGATAAAATCGCGCTCGGTCACGCGCAATATATTGATTTCGCGGTGAAGTATGCCAATAAAGTGGCGTTTATCGACACCGATTTCGTGACCACGCAGGCGTTCTGCAAAAAGTATGAAGGACGCGAGCATCCGTTTGTGCAGGCGCTGGTGGATGAATACCGTTTCGATCTCGTGATCCTGCTGGAAAACAACACGCCGTGGGTGGCGGACGGGTTGCGAAGCCTCGGCAGTTCGGTGGATCGCAAAGAGTTTCAGTCGCTGCTGGTGTCGATGCTTGAAGAGAACAACATCGAATATGTGCATGTCGAGGAGCCGGATTACGACTCCCGTTTTCTGCGCTGCGTGGAGTTAGTGAAGCAGCTGATGGGCGAGCAGGCGTAG